In Scytonema millei VB511283, the genomic stretch CGAGCGCAGAATACTTTTATTACCAAATCATCCCACATTTCAAGATCCAATTGCCATCTTTGCCCTTTCTGGTCAGTTAAACCAAAAGTTTTACTACTTGTCAGCATATGAATTATTTCAAGGATTTATGACTGGAATTTTTCAACAATTAGGAGTCTATTCTATTCGACGTGGTTTAGTCGATCGACCCAGTATTGCCCAAACAATAGAAATATTAACTCAACCGAGTTGCCGTTTAGTCATATTTCCAGAAGGAGGATGCTCTTTTCAAAACGATACGGTCATGCCTTTCCGCGCTGGCGCTGTTCAAATTGCTTTTCAGGCTATGAGTAAGCTAGCTAAGCAAGGAGAAATACCCGATCTATATGCTTTGCCAGTTAGTATTAAATACCGCTATACACAAGATATGCAGAGAGTTATTCATCAAACTCTCAACCGTTTAGAACAAGCATTAAATATAAAATCGTGTCTAAAAGATTACGATCGCCTGCAAGCGATCGCACAACATGTCTTAGTCCGCATGGAACGAGAATATGATACTTATTCACCTACTAAAGACGAACTAACCTGGAACGATCGTATTTCTCTGCTACGGATGCATATTTTAGAATCCTGCGAACAACAGCTAGGAATTTCTTCTAATCCTAAAGAACCAGTGCGAGAACGAACCTATAGAGTTGAATATGTACTCAAAACTCAAGTAGATACACTAGAGTCAGAAACAACAGCAGAAACCGAAACTGTAACAGGCGATCGCGCTAATAAATACAGCTTAATTGAAAAGTCAATTAAGCGGTTGCTAAACTTTGATGCGATTTACGATGGTTACGTGGCTGAAAACCCAACACCAGAAAGATTTTTAGATACCCTCACCCGTCTAGAACGAGAAGTATTTGATATCGATAAACCCCCAGCTAAAGGATATCGCCACGCCAGAATTAAAATTGGAGAGCCAATAAATCTTAAAGACTTCTTTACAGAATATCAACGCGATCGTGCTAACACTGTGGATGCTGTTACGCTCAAAGTTCAACAAACAGTACAGCAAAATCTTAATTTGTTAAATGGTAATTGGTAAATGGTAGTTGGTAGTTAGTAGTTGGCGATAGATGTATATCGTCGAGTTTTTTGGCTCGTTCAGTATAGTTATAGCTAGTGACTTAAAATCTAGTATGGTATCAATGTTAGCAAGGATGA encodes the following:
- a CDS encoding 1-acyl-sn-glycerol-3-phosphate acyltransferase, with amino-acid sequence MKNYFYPPLPNTCLINFAQVIAPVVIPYFFKFELRIDRESIETIQALNERRILLLPNHPTFQDPIAIFALSGQLNQKFYYLSAYELFQGFMTGIFQQLGVYSIRRGLVDRPSIAQTIEILTQPSCRLVIFPEGGCSFQNDTVMPFRAGAVQIAFQAMSKLAKQGEIPDLYALPVSIKYRYTQDMQRVIHQTLNRLEQALNIKSCLKDYDRLQAIAQHVLVRMEREYDTYSPTKDELTWNDRISLLRMHILESCEQQLGISSNPKEPVRERTYRVEYVLKTQVDTLESETTAETETVTGDRANKYSLIEKSIKRLLNFDAIYDGYVAENPTPERFLDTLTRLEREVFDIDKPPAKGYRHARIKIGEPINLKDFFTEYQRDRANTVDAVTLKVQQTVQQNLNLLNGNW